One stretch of Pararhizobium qamdonense DNA includes these proteins:
- a CDS encoding methyltetrahydrofolate cobalamin methyltransferase, whose amino-acid sequence MTRTIVASATREIIIGFDQPFCVIGERINPTGRKKLAAEMIEGNFDTVIKDALEQVAAGATMLDVNAGVTSVNPNETEPALLVRTLEIVQGLVDVPLSIDSSVSAAIEAALKVAKGRPLVNSVTGEEEKLEAILPLCKKYDVPVVAISNDETGISMDPDVRFAVAKKIVERAMDYGIKPHDIVVDPLVMPIGALGDAGRQVFALLHRLRNELKVNTTCGLSNISFGLPHRHGINAGFIPMVIGAGMTSAIMNPCRPQEMEAVRAANVLNGTDQNCGTWIMTYRDHNPAGGHAAPAAAAPGASSGRRGGRAGRAGARAEEPAGEKAE is encoded by the coding sequence ATGACCCGCACCATCGTTGCTTCCGCCACCCGCGAAATCATCATCGGCTTCGACCAGCCCTTCTGCGTCATCGGTGAACGGATCAACCCGACCGGCCGCAAGAAACTGGCCGCCGAGATGATCGAAGGCAATTTCGACACGGTGATCAAGGATGCGCTGGAACAGGTGGCGGCGGGCGCCACCATGCTCGACGTCAATGCCGGTGTTACCTCCGTCAATCCGAACGAGACCGAGCCTGCCCTTTTGGTGCGCACGCTCGAAATCGTCCAGGGCCTGGTCGATGTGCCGCTGTCGATCGACAGTTCCGTCTCGGCCGCCATCGAGGCCGCGCTTAAGGTCGCCAAGGGCCGCCCTCTGGTCAACTCGGTGACCGGCGAGGAAGAAAAGCTCGAGGCCATCCTGCCGCTCTGCAAGAAATACGACGTTCCGGTGGTCGCGATTTCCAACGATGAAACCGGTATTTCGATGGATCCGGACGTTCGTTTCGCAGTTGCGAAGAAAATTGTCGAACGGGCCATGGATTATGGTATCAAGCCGCACGACATCGTGGTCGATCCGCTGGTCATGCCGATCGGCGCGCTCGGCGATGCCGGCCGCCAGGTCTTTGCGCTTCTGCACCGTCTGCGCAACGAATTGAAGGTCAACACCACCTGCGGTCTGTCGAACATCTCGTTCGGCCTGCCGCATCGCCACGGCATCAATGCCGGCTTCATCCCCATGGTGATCGGTGCGGGCATGACGTCGGCGATCATGAATCCCTGCCGTCCGCAGGAAATGGAAGCCGTTCGCGCGGCCAATGTCTTGAACGGGACCGACCAGAATTGCGGCACCTGGATCATGACCTATCGCGATCACAATCCGGCAGGTGGCCATGCGGCCCCGGCCGCAGCAGCACCCGGCGCCTCCAGTGGCCGCCGCGGTGGCCGTGCTGGACGTGCCGGAGCAAGGGCTGAAGAGCCAGCCGGTGAAAAGGCGGAATAA
- a CDS encoding methylenetetrahydrofolate reductase — MAHIDENPLGRHLPLDPLPGHSSRGRLERVLRRGEFAVTAELNPPDSANPEDVYERAAIFEGWVDGINAVDASGANCHMSSVGICALLTRMGYAPIMQIACRDKNRIAIQGDVLGAAAMGVANIMCLTGDGVQAGDQPGAKPVFDLDCMSLLETVRVMRDNSKFLSGRKLTTPPQVFLGAAINPFAPPYDFRPYRLGKKIEAGAQFVQSQYCFDVPMFRDYMNKVRDLGFDEKCFILVGVGPLASAKTANWIRNNVPGIHIPDAIIKRLEGAQDQKKEGKQLCIDIINEVKEIKGVSGVHVMAYRQEEYVAEIVHESGVLKGRTPWTREANPGDSRVAERLDAIRDGKQENQEEMADVAAHRQH, encoded by the coding sequence ATGGCCCATATCGACGAAAATCCGCTTGGCCGCCATCTCCCGCTCGATCCCCTGCCCGGCCATTCCTCGCGCGGCCGGCTGGAGCGTGTTCTGCGCCGCGGCGAATTCGCCGTTACCGCCGAACTCAACCCGCCCGACAGCGCCAACCCGGAAGACGTCTACGAGCGGGCCGCGATCTTCGAGGGCTGGGTCGATGGCATCAATGCGGTCGATGCCTCCGGTGCCAACTGCCATATGTCCTCCGTCGGCATCTGCGCGCTTTTGACCCGCATGGGCTATGCGCCGATCATGCAGATCGCCTGCCGCGACAAGAACCGCATCGCCATCCAGGGCGACGTTCTGGGTGCCGCCGCCATGGGCGTTGCCAATATCATGTGCCTGACCGGCGATGGCGTCCAGGCCGGCGACCAGCCGGGCGCCAAACCTGTCTTCGATCTCGACTGCATGTCGCTGTTGGAGACGGTGCGCGTCATGCGCGACAATTCGAAGTTCCTGTCGGGCCGCAAGCTGACGACACCGCCGCAGGTCTTTCTTGGTGCGGCGATCAACCCCTTCGCGCCGCCCTATGATTTCCGCCCCTACCGGCTCGGCAAGAAGATCGAGGCCGGTGCCCAGTTCGTTCAGAGCCAGTACTGTTTCGACGTGCCGATGTTCCGCGACTACATGAACAAGGTGCGCGATCTCGGCTTCGATGAAAAATGCTTCATCCTCGTCGGCGTCGGCCCGCTGGCATCCGCCAAGACAGCCAACTGGATCCGCAACAACGTGCCGGGCATCCATATTCCGGACGCGATCATCAAGCGGCTGGAAGGCGCGCAGGATCAGAAAAAGGAAGGCAAGCAGCTCTGCATCGACATCATCAACGAGGTGAAGGAGATCAAGGGCGTTTCCGGCGTGCATGTGATGGCCTACCGGCAGGAAGAATATGTCGCCGAGATCGTCCATGAATCCGGCGTCCTCAAAGGCCGCACGCCCTGGACACGCGAAGCCAATCCCGGCGACAGCCGCGTTGCCGAAAGGCTCGACGCGATCCGCGACGGCAAGCAGGAAAACCAAGAGGAAATGGCCGACGTCGCAGCGCACCGGCAGCATTGA
- a CDS encoding methylenetetrahydrofolate reductase C-terminal domain-containing protein: MADAKPGNAAPAKKAATGAYTPASVSPNRRSRRSYTIRLWAVRHSRFLEWFYHRFADVFLLLHPLWKAIGYNRVEAPVTFIERNVKGLLFDCRMCGQCALSSTGMSCPMNCPKQLRNGPCGGVRANGNCEVEPDMPCVWVKAWEGSRNMVKGDAILNVQKPVNQSLRETSSWLRVTAQAAEAREAAAAAAKDA, translated from the coding sequence ATGGCTGACGCAAAACCCGGCAATGCCGCGCCCGCGAAAAAGGCCGCCACCGGCGCCTATACGCCCGCCAGCGTTTCGCCCAACCGCCGTTCGCGCCGCAGCTATACGATCCGGCTGTGGGCCGTTCGCCATTCGCGGTTCCTCGAATGGTTCTATCACCGCTTTGCCGACGTCTTCCTGCTGCTGCATCCCCTGTGGAAGGCCATCGGCTACAATCGCGTGGAAGCGCCGGTCACCTTCATCGAGCGCAATGTCAAAGGCCTGTTGTTCGACTGTCGCATGTGCGGCCAGTGCGCTCTGTCATCGACCGGCATGTCCTGCCCGATGAACTGCCCCAAGCAGCTGCGCAACGGCCCGTGCGGCGGCGTTCGCGCCAACGGCAATTGCGAGGTCGAGCCTGATATGCCCTGTGTCTGGGTCAAGGCCTGGGAGGGCTCGCGCAACATGGTCAAGGGAGACGCGATCCTGAACGTGCAGAAACCCGTCAATCAGTCGCTGCGCGAAACCTCGTCCTGGCTGCGCGTCACCGCGCAGGCCGCCGAAGCCCGCGAAGCCGCCGCTGCCGCTGCAAAGGACGCCTAA
- a CDS encoding virulence factor has protein sequence MADRIIVYWRDIPAQVIIKQGRKTAKRELTLRFTEAIDMCAMRTGAADSGDYLAEWRKADPTPVSDDLEAEADKAAAELEAAYDRERLVALVKSGGKDNG, from the coding sequence ATGGCAGATCGCATTATCGTTTACTGGCGCGATATTCCGGCGCAGGTCATCATCAAGCAGGGCCGCAAGACCGCCAAGCGCGAGCTGACCCTGCGCTTTACCGAAGCCATCGATATGTGCGCCATGCGAACCGGCGCTGCCGACAGCGGCGACTATCTGGCGGAATGGCGCAAGGCCGACCCGACACCGGTCTCCGACGACCTCGAGGCAGAGGCCGACAAAGCCGCAGCCGAGCTGGAAGCGGCCTATGACAGGGAGCGCCTGGTCGCCCTGGTCAAATCCGGCGGCAAAGACAATGGCTGA
- a CDS encoding formyl transferase: MSSPTNRKIVIVTAGGRNPQILINAIESHFGDVTVLLEQPESKKLFLKRRIRKLGLITAAGQFATMVASRFGKRLTEKRSAEILGDYQADDRENPAIPVIAVGSINTPEAIEQIRAISPAVVFLVSCRMLSVTTLAAMPCPVINFHAGINPQYRGLMGGYWARVQNDEANFGATMHLVDAGVDTGGILYQSRMMPSKNDTMHTYPLLQTAASTGIVLSAVEDALSGNLKPLPPDGNSRQWYHPPIWTWLWNGFSRGIW; the protein is encoded by the coding sequence ATGAGCTCACCCACCAACCGGAAGATCGTCATCGTCACGGCCGGCGGCCGCAATCCGCAGATCCTGATCAATGCGATCGAAAGCCATTTTGGCGATGTGACCGTTCTCTTGGAACAGCCGGAATCAAAAAAGCTCTTTCTCAAGCGCCGCATCCGCAAGCTGGGGCTGATCACAGCCGCCGGTCAGTTTGCGACGATGGTTGCCTCAAGGTTCGGCAAGCGTTTGACCGAGAAGCGCAGCGCGGAAATTCTGGGTGATTACCAGGCCGATGACCGCGAAAATCCTGCCATTCCTGTGATCGCGGTTGGCTCGATCAACACGCCGGAGGCAATCGAACAGATCCGCGCCATCAGCCCGGCGGTCGTCTTTCTCGTCAGCTGCCGCATGCTCTCCGTTACGACGCTGGCAGCCATGCCCTGCCCGGTCATCAATTTCCATGCCGGCATCAATCCCCAATATCGCGGCCTGATGGGCGGATATTGGGCACGCGTTCAAAATGACGAGGCAAATTTCGGTGCGACCATGCACCTGGTCGATGCCGGTGTCGATACCGGCGGCATTCTCTACCAGTCGCGCATGATGCCATCGAAAAACGACACGATGCACACCTATCCGCTGCTGCAGACGGCAGCGTCCACCGGCATTGTCCTCAGCGCCGTCGAAGATGCGCTTTCGGGCAATCTCAAACCTCTGCCGCCAGACGGCAATTCCCGCCAATGGTATCACCCGCCGATCTGGACATGGCTCTGGAATGGCTTCTCACGCGGCATCTGGTAG
- a CDS encoding exopolysaccharide biosynthesis protein: MTDIFATDLPARAQSHHPQQLSQLLRNLSLNAGSKITLRELAAAMENRSFGAFLVVFALPNLIPLPPGATFILGLPLIFVAWQMFASRRSRIWLPKRMGDYAFDNATFFVFVNRISPWLQRAETLIRPRGWFLGSRLAERLIGFLALVLAVVIFLPIPFGNWLPAFALSVIGFAHMERDGLGLVAGALIGIISLAVAASVILAAGAVLAFMI; this comes from the coding sequence ATGACGGACATTTTCGCAACGGACCTTCCGGCAAGGGCACAGAGCCACCATCCGCAGCAATTGTCCCAGCTCCTGCGCAATCTCTCGCTCAATGCCGGTTCGAAAATCACCTTGCGCGAACTTGCCGCAGCCATGGAAAACCGCTCCTTCGGTGCCTTCCTCGTCGTCTTTGCCCTTCCCAACCTCATCCCGCTGCCGCCGGGCGCCACGTTCATTCTCGGCCTGCCGCTGATTTTCGTCGCCTGGCAGATGTTTGCCTCCCGGCGCAGCCGCATCTGGCTGCCGAAACGCATGGGCGACTATGCCTTTGACAACGCTACGTTCTTCGTCTTCGTCAACCGCATCTCGCCCTGGCTCCAGCGCGCCGAAACGCTGATCAGGCCGCGTGGCTGGTTTTTGGGCAGCCGGCTGGCCGAACGGCTGATCGGATTTCTGGCGCTTGTCCTGGCGGTGGTGATCTTCCTGCCCATTCCCTTCGGCAACTGGTTGCCGGCTTTCGCGCTCTCCGTGATCGGCTTTGCCCATATGGAGCGGGATGGACTGGGACTTGTGGCAGGTGCCCTGATCGGCATCATTTCGCTTGCCGTCGCTGCCAGCGTCATCCTCGCCGCCGGCGCAGTCCTCGCCTTCATGATCTGA
- a CDS encoding DUF1638 domain-containing protein — MEERSSAMERTKTEKVHVIACGAIAREILAVCEANKLGHIDLACLPAIWHNTPDKITPGIKSAIDKARAEGFGRIFVAYADCGTGGLLDRLCEEEKVERIAGPHCFSFFAGNAAFEAGWDEDFTSFFLTDFLARQFEAFVIEPLGLDRHPELRDMYFGHYKKLIYLSQVEDEKLQEKARKAAGMLGLDYEYRFTGYGDLTPALLHA; from the coding sequence ATGGAAGAAAGATCTTCGGCTATGGAACGCACGAAAACGGAAAAAGTTCACGTCATCGCATGCGGTGCGATTGCCCGTGAAATTTTGGCCGTCTGCGAAGCCAACAAACTCGGCCATATCGACCTCGCCTGTCTTCCCGCCATCTGGCACAACACCCCCGACAAGATCACGCCCGGCATCAAATCCGCTATCGACAAGGCCCGCGCCGAAGGCTTCGGCCGCATCTTCGTCGCCTATGCCGACTGCGGCACCGGCGGCCTGCTCGACAGGCTCTGTGAGGAAGAAAAGGTCGAGCGCATCGCCGGTCCGCACTGTTTTTCCTTTTTCGCCGGCAATGCCGCCTTCGAGGCCGGGTGGGACGAGGATTTCACCTCGTTTTTCCTGACGGATTTCCTGGCCCGCCAATTCGAGGCGTTCGTCATCGAACCGCTCGGCCTCGACCGCCATCCGGAATTGCGCGACATGTATTTCGGCCATTACAAGAAGCTCATCTATCTCTCGCAGGTGGAAGACGAAAAGCTGCAGGAAAAGGCCCGCAAGGCCGCCGGAATGCTGGGGCTTGATTATGAATACCGGTTTACCGGTTACGGCGACCTGACGCCCGCACTTCTGCACGCCTGA
- a CDS encoding entericidin domain-containing protein, which translates to MTAKTIATIGLVLFSVTTLASCGNTIRGMGADAANTVDATQDAGRKVDRAAN; encoded by the coding sequence ATGACCGCAAAGACAATCGCCACAATCGGTCTCGTGCTTTTTTCCGTCACCACGCTCGCTTCGTGCGGCAATACCATTCGCGGCATGGGTGCTGATGCAGCCAATACCGTGGATGCGACCCAGGATGCCGGCCGCAAGGTCGATCGCGCTGCCAACTAA
- a CDS encoding corrinoid protein: protein MADDEIILEDLSDDELVQQMHDDLYDGMKEEIEDATNILLKRGWVPYDILTQALVEGMRIVGVDFRDGILFVPEVLLSANAMKAGMFILRPLLAATGAPKQGKMVIGTVKGDIHDIGKNLVGMMMEGAGFDVIDLGINNPVENYLDAIEREKPDILGMSALLTTTMPYMKVVIDTMKEKGMRDDYVILVGGAPLNEEFGKAVGADAYCRDAAVAVETAKEFMKRKHNQLAGA from the coding sequence ATGGCAGACGACGAAATCATTCTCGAGGATCTTTCCGACGACGAACTCGTGCAGCAGATGCACGACGATCTCTATGACGGCATGAAGGAAGAGATCGAGGACGCGACCAACATTCTGTTGAAGCGCGGCTGGGTTCCCTACGACATCCTCACCCAGGCACTGGTCGAAGGCATGCGGATCGTCGGCGTCGATTTCCGCGATGGCATCCTGTTCGTTCCCGAAGTGCTTCTTTCGGCCAATGCCATGAAGGCCGGCATGTTCATCCTGCGCCCGCTTCTCGCCGCCACCGGCGCGCCAAAACAGGGCAAGATGGTCATCGGCACCGTCAAGGGCGACATTCACGACATCGGCAAGAACCTGGTCGGCATGATGATGGAAGGTGCGGGTTTCGACGTCATCGATCTCGGCATCAACAACCCCGTCGAAAACTATCTCGACGCGATCGAGCGCGAAAAGCCGGATATCCTCGGCATGTCCGCCCTTTTGACCACGACCATGCCCTATATGAAGGTCGTGATCGACACGATGAAGGAAAAGGGCATGCGCGACGACTATGTCATCCTGGTCGGCGGCGCACCGCTGAACGAGGAATTCGGCAAGGCTGTCGGCGCCGATGCCTATTGCCGTGACGCGGCTGTTGCCGTCGAAACAGCCAAGGAATTCATGAAGCGCAAGCACAATCAGCTGGCCGGCGCCTGA